From Pseudoramibacter sp.:
CGTCCGTCTGGACTTCCGCGACGCGGTGATGGTCGATGATTTCGGCGATTTCCGCGTCTTCCAGGCCGTTGATGGACTGGGTTTTTTCGTTGTGGTCGACGAGGATGACGCGCTTGCGATGATAGTCGAGCAGGGATGATTTGGTGATCGTGCCCAGGACGACCCCGTCGTCGGTGACGACCGGGAAGCGGTTGTGGGGCGACGACAGCATGTTGCTCTTGACGTCTTCCAGGGTTTCAGACATCATGAAAAATTCCATGGTATCGTGGTTGACGTACTGGCGGATCGGGGTGACCTGTTCGAGGAGGCGCACCACTTCAAAAGGTGATTTTTCAGTCAGGATCGTCGTGCCGGCAAAACCGTCAGGGATGGAAATGTCGGTGCCCTTGGGGACATCGGAGACGATGACATAGGCGTTGCCGTTGGCAAAGGCCATGTCCCGGGAGCTGTCGTTGCGCGTCGTGAGGACAATGTCTTCAGGGTCTAGATGATCGTCGGACTGCAGCTGGGAATTGTTGTAGACGCAGCCTTTGACGGCGCCCTTCGGTTCATCCCCAATGAGGCGGGCGTCGAGGGCCCTTAGAATATTGCGGAAAGGGGTCCTGGATTTCATGAGCCGGTCCTTCTGGAAGGGATCGGAATAGGCGTGCATGATGTCCGGCAGCGAAATGATGCCGATCAGCTTGCGCTGGTCGTCGACCACAGGCAGAGACCGCCCGGGGTTGTCGATGATCAAATCCATGGTGTGATGGATGGAGTTCTGCTCTGTGACCATGGAATCGTTGTTTAAATGAATATCGCAGACCTGGGGCTTGACGCTTTTGATCAGCCGCGGCGGCTGAACGCCGAAAGTGTCCAGGGCAAACTGTGTTTCTTTATTGATCGGGCCGAGGCGGCAGGCCATGGTTTCCGGAGAACCGGTCTCCCGTTTCAAATAGGCATAAGCGATGGCCGAACAAATTGAATCGGTATCAGGCTTTTGATGCCCGAAAACATAAGTCATTTGAGACATAATACATCCTCCTTTAATAACTTTTATTGTAACAAAAAGTCAAATTAATTGGTAATCAATTATACGCTTTATTCAGATAATTTTTTTTGTTATAATACCTCTATACAATGCGTATGGATTTTACAATTCAAATCCAGGTTTAAAGAGGTTTCATGGAAAATATTTTTGGCTACAATTTAGCACAGTGCCAGCAGCTGATGCAGCGTCTCGGCGAACCCAAATTCAGAGGGGGCCAGCTGTTTCAGTGGCTTTACGAAAAAGGTGCCCCGTCTTTTGAAGCCTGCAGCAATTTGCCCGCCAAGCTGCGGCAGAAACTGGCCGAGACCGCCGTCATCGACCACGGCGAGCTGATCCGGCGCCAGCGGGACCCGGAAGACGGCACGGAGAAGCTTTTGATCCGCTTTGCAGACGGCGAATGCATCGAGACGGTGCTCATGCGCTATCATTACGGTCTGTCCCTGTGCGTTTCGAGCCAGGTGGGCTGCGCCATGGGCTGCGCCTTCTGCGCGTCGACCCGGGGCGGGGTCATCCGCAACCTGAAGGCGGGGGAAATCGCCAGCCAGATTTACTGGGCCCAGGCCCTTTCCGGCGAACGGGTCAGCCGAATCGTCGTCATGGGCATTGGAGAACCCCTGGCCAACGGTGAGGAACTGCTGAGGTTTATCGATTTAGCCAATCACGGCTATGGGATCGGGCAGCGGCGCATCACAGTTTCAACCTGCGGGCTGGTGCCCCAGATGAAAGCTTTGGCCAAACGCCACCTTGAAATCAATTTAGCCGTTTCGCTCCACGCGCCGACCCAGGATATCCGGGAACGCATCATGCCGGTGGCCAGGCGGTACCCGCTCCCAGAACTGTTAGAGGCCTGCCGGTATTACTTTGAAGAGACAGGCCGCCGCATCACATTTGAATACGCTTTGATGGCCGGCGTCAACGACCGGCCGGAGGATGCCGAAACCCTGATCTCATTGTTCCGGCACCAAAACGTGCATATCAATCTGATCCGCCTCAACCCCATTTCAGACGGGGCCTTTTCAGGCAGCGAACAGGTCGAGGCCTTTGCAGGCCGCCTGCAGAAGGGCGGCATCAACTGCACGGTCAGAAGGCGGATGGGAAAAAATATCGATGCAGCTTGCGGCCAGCTGCGCCATAAAACTCAGCAGGAAAAAAAGGTGAAAAAATGAAATGTGCTTATTCAACGAATATCGGGGCTAAGCGAAAGTCCAACCAGGATGCTTATCTAGCGGCCAACGTCGAGAAGGACGGGGTCTTGTACTACATCTTCGCCGTGGCAGACGGCCTGGGCGGACACCGCTCCGGCGAAGTGGCCAGCCAGATCGCCATTGACACGATTAAAGAACATATCGGCGAGATTAACGACTTTACGAATTATCAGGAAGTCAACGCGTTCTTCAATGCCATCAACAAGAAGATCATCCACGAAGGAGTGATGGAACCGGAAGAACTGGGCATGGCGACGACTTTGACCATGGCCATCGTCAACGGCGAAAAAATGGTGATTTACCACGTGGGTGACAGCCGGGCCTACCGCATCAACGCCAGCGGCATCGAACACCTGACCAAGGACCATTCATTGGTTCAAGCGCTCATCGACCGGGGCCGCATCACACCGAGCGAGGCGAAGGACCACCCCCAGAAAAACATCATCACCCGGGCGCTGGGGACAGACGAAACCCTGAGGGCAGATCTTTTTGA
This genomic window contains:
- the rlmN gene encoding 23S rRNA (adenine(2503)-C(2))-methyltransferase RlmN, translated to MENIFGYNLAQCQQLMQRLGEPKFRGGQLFQWLYEKGAPSFEACSNLPAKLRQKLAETAVIDHGELIRRQRDPEDGTEKLLIRFADGECIETVLMRYHYGLSLCVSSQVGCAMGCAFCASTRGGVIRNLKAGEIASQIYWAQALSGERVSRIVVMGIGEPLANGEELLRFIDLANHGYGIGQRRITVSTCGLVPQMKALAKRHLEINLAVSLHAPTQDIRERIMPVARRYPLPELLEACRYYFEETGRRITFEYALMAGVNDRPEDAETLISLFRHQNVHINLIRLNPISDGAFSGSEQVEAFAGRLQKGGINCTVRRRMGKNIDAACGQLRHKTQQEKKVKK
- a CDS encoding Stp1/IreP family PP2C-type Ser/Thr phosphatase, whose translation is MKCAYSTNIGAKRKSNQDAYLAANVEKDGVLYYIFAVADGLGGHRSGEVASQIAIDTIKEHIGEINDFTNYQEVNAFFNAINKKIIHEGVMEPEELGMATTLTMAIVNGEKMVIYHVGDSRAYRINASGIEHLTKDHSLVQALIDRGRITPSEAKDHPQKNIITRALGTDETLRADLFEYKLYPGDLILLCSDGLYNMVSDPEIHQIVMENDIEEATRKLVNLANYNGGTDNITLIIFKPEFGKKED
- a CDS encoding putative manganese-dependent inorganic diphosphatase is translated as MSQMTYVFGHQKPDTDSICSAIAYAYLKRETGSPETMACRLGPINKETQFALDTFGVQPPRLIKSVKPQVCDIHLNNDSMVTEQNSIHHTMDLIIDNPGRSLPVVDDQRKLIGIISLPDIMHAYSDPFQKDRLMKSRTPFRNILRALDARLIGDEPKGAVKGCVYNNSQLQSDDHLDPEDIVLTTRNDSSRDMAFANGNAYVIVSDVPKGTDISIPDGFAGTTILTEKSPFEVVRLLEQVTPIRQYVNHDTMEFFMMSETLEDVKSNMLSSPHNRFPVVTDDGVVLGTITKSSLLDYHRKRVILVDHNEKTQSINGLEDAEIAEIIDHHRVAEVQTDAPLYMRVEPLGCTCTIITKMYHEKNVPIPKNVAGLLLSAIISDTLLFNSPTCTEQDKKAAQELAEIAGVNLKEYGRSMLIAGSNLGDMTPAQIIGTDRKIFTMGDYKVEISQINTGDYKSLFDKLHPLLDQMQANCEKENADLAILMVTDIVLGGSELLIAGKERHLVRDAFGIEDEDISQFFPGMFSRKKQVVPPLMRVASSEEG